GGtgtcttcagtttcttcttggAACCTTGGGGGTTTTGGAATCGCCAAGTCCCCTGTAGAGAAAGATGTTCCCTTGGCTTGCTTCCGACTCCCTACTGCAACTCAACCACCTTGAGTTTAATGTTATATCATTTATCTAAATTGCAAAAGACGAACAAGCAATAATGAGTACACAACcacaaaaaaatattgtttttataaACGTTCTAAACTTTAATCATGCTTACTATAAGGGGAATTAAAACGAGTACTCAGATTTGATTACGCtaatacataaaaacaaaaacatttcctactACAAAACCCTCATTTTATTTAGCTTATTAAACTTATTTCCCCCTTTTCGTAtctacatattcattacatagACATATATGAATATCTTCAAAATAcaataagatttatttatttaaacagcaaTACCTTTTATCAGTTGAAATGTCAACTGCTCTCTCAAAACACAAGGGTGAACACTTAGGGAAGAAGATTAAATGTAAAGTACATCAGCATGAGAATGGCTTGCCAATAATGCATGGTACGTCTTTTACTGTCCCTTGGGTTGCAGTGGCACAGTGGCAGATATTAACAAAAACTGACTTTATTACCACTTCAAATCTTTTCAGATCCTTCCATATGAAGAACTAAAAGGACCTCAATGATCATACTGCATTAAGCTGAAGATTAActataaagcaaacacaaataCTAACCTATAATaattaacaaaaggaaaaaaaacgaACATGGCTATAGGTCTGGCCTCCTAAATTGACTCAAGTATGCTTTACTAAATTACCATCCAATCCATTTAGAATTCCCCTCATGCTTCACATAAAACCTCATCTATTTTACAGTAATTTCAAGAGCAGTGTAAAGCTTTGCCCAATTGCTCTTTCCTGGATTTTTTGGTTCGGCCACTTTACACAACTCACCTCCAAACACACACTGCATCATCAAGGGAGTTGGGTCAGAGCGACATTGGACACTCACTCTGCTGTGACCTAATAAGGTGATGGTGCTATACTTCAGACGCAAGGAATAACTTCCATTTTGGTTCAGGCCTTTTAAATCATAAATCACATCATCATTAGAAAATTGCTGTCAAAGTAACTTAACATgtaacagcaaaattaaaacagtaagTTTGATTTTTCACCTGAGCAGTTTGCAAACTATGCACCTTCACTAAGCTTCCAGCCTTACAGCTGTTTACAAAGtgaatttctttcaaaaaatatacAAAGTAATAAAATCCCTCCTAATTGTACTTGAGAAATTCACAGATTCAATCAAATTCATAACAATTATGTTACACATTCAGAAGCAATATACGCAACAAAATTGTTACCTTCACTTCCAACTGGTTGAATATAAATTCAATTACTACATCATCTTCAAACCCAAGGATTTCTGTTACTCGTTTTGTTATCCATGGTTTGATTACTTCCAGATTTACTTTGCTCATGTCCACCTGTAttaaagaggaaggagaaatagaTCATTCTCAAAGAGCCTTTCTGCTAAATGCACAAAATGAATACCCAGGATTCTTTCAGCACCAAGACTGACTTGCACAGTGCTATGTGCATTGTTATCCTGGCccagctttgttttaaagcagtttccAAACCcttctgtgtttaaaatcagtttctAACCTCCTCTGAACCACAGAGCTTTGATTCAAGTACCACTCATTTTGAAATTGGGTTTTACATTAAATCCCACTGGTATTACAAAGTTAATGTGACCACCCTCTTCTAAAGCCACACCAGAGGAAATGCTGTTCCTTGCATTCCCATATGTACCACCCGATACCAAATTAAGAACTACATTTGATTCAAGTCTTATTTCCCCCCTCCATCTCAATCAACTTACCTTCTTTTCTAAGCATTCTGCAAATTTCAACTGCTTCAAcagtttcttctgcttattGCTGAAGCGATTGTCCTGCTCTGCACTTGTTCCCTAAAGCACAGGAAACAATATGGTCAGCCTGCATTGCATCCAACCATCCCTTAGGAGCAGATCCCCGTGTTTCATTCCACgcaccagcactgagcagtgacACGGCTCTGTACACAACTAATCCATCTCAATTTTAGCACTGCAGCCTTCACCTACTGCTGAAGATTTAGGGGTAGGCAAGCTCCAGAGCTCTCTACCTTAATCCTATAATCCCAACAGCATCAGATTCACATGTACAGTAGCGTCACGCTGCTATGAAACTGCCTACTATGAAACCGACCTACAGTGCAACTTGCAACCCCTCTGAAggaacaagaacaaaagcattctATTTAGCTGGCAGGTACATTTCTGAAGCACATTACCTAATGAGGAGGCAACAAGAGTACAAAGAATAGTGGTTTATTGATCATGCTCTGTTAAAGTTCACCAACTCGTTCCACTTTCAGGAGCAGAAACTATAGGTTAAGTCATCTGGAACTGAAGGCTTGTCTGGAAAACttacttgcaaaataaaagaggaaacagaacagaagaaaggtCTCAAATACTGATAACTTGTTGATAATCAAAAGTAAGCATACAACCCACAAAGTTCATctgggaaagcaaaaagagTGATGGAAACCACTGAATTTATATGCAGTTCCTATGGGAGAAGAGGACTGAGGGCCAGAAAGTATCTAGGATTAGCAACAGAATATGCTACAAAGCCACCCAGCACCCAGTACAGATTATAACTATGAACATTGCCATGTGCTGCTCTGGAATACAGGAATTCTGCAGACTCCCTGAGGCACTTGCTGGGATTCAGTCTGATATATCTGCAGTCTGTTGCATGGTTTGCACATCAGCAAAAGATGAAATACTTGTCAGATTGTTGTGACGTGTACAAACACCACTTACAGTCCTGCTTCAGCCCCGTGCTGCTCTTTACTCTGTTTTTAAGGCTCTGAAAGACCAAACTAAAAGAATATTCAACTTCTGATTCAGTGCTCTCAGTCACATAATTCTACCATCAGAGACAGCTACTGTAAATGTATCAAGAATGGCACCACTGGGGAACACAGCTGTAACTCACCTGAACCCAACTCCCAGCACACAggtgatggtttttttttccccctcttttaaCCAATCTTCCACACTGTCACTGAAATCCAGTTATGAAACTCACTGACCCACAAGGAGAGGTCAGAAAGGCAAtagcactgcctgcagtgctgtgtatAGAGGGATCACAGCTCCCATTGTGCACCCCCAGGAGCCATAAAGCGCATAGGTTTTATACACACTAACATGGATTCACATGCAGCTTCCACCTACTTCTAGAACTGCTATATGTACTAAAATATAACACTACATATGTGCTGCATCACATGGGATTCTTACAAAGGGTCATTGGTGACTGTGGGGCAATGTTGGGAAACACAATCCATGTCAAGCACTTGACCTAGTCAACATGGCTGTTGACTAAGCTCCTAATTAGCACTTGGAGCTTGTTGTGGTGCTCACAGTATCAGCCCCAGCAGGGTACAGCCTACCTCCCTATGGTCTATGGAGATTCTAGTTTCAGGCTGCAGCCgtcctgctgagctgggagaaCTGTCTTCTCTAGATGGGGCTGAGTGCTGGTGATTTGGAATTAGGTGATTTGGAATTAACAGCTGAAGGCCCCGCATTTattgatctctaaggtcccttccaacccgcacgagactacGATACTATGAGACTATGATGATATTGCCAGGGATCAGCATAAAACTGAACTAAGCAAAGGGAAACGTGTCCCCTCGTGTTCTAAACGTATCCCAGCTGTAGGAACAGAAATAATTGGGGTGAATATATCATCAGCTCATCTCAGAGCACTGAACAGCATGTGAAATACGCTGTTGGGCAGACAGGTTATCAAACCTTACGAGAGGCTCTTAATCCTAAACAGCagataggaaaagaaaggttAAAACAGAAACACCGCCGAGTCGAGCACTGCTCTATATCCCCACAGCCAAAGAGCTGCTTTAGAAGGGCCCAGTGATCGCCATCACACCGGGGCCGTTTAATAACCTCAGATGTGTCGGTACGGTCTGAACGCGGCCCCCACAGCCACAGGCCCAGCCGCCCCATAGGCCCCACCGCCCTATAGgccctataggccccataggcctCATAGGCCCCGCggcctccttcccttcccttcccatccctccccGCCGCCATTTTCTTCACGTCCGTTCCACAGGAGCCTGCGCAGGGCGGAGGCGGGGGCACGGCGGCAGAGCTCTGCCCCAAACACACGCCGTCGGGTGGCTTTACACCGTGTATTCCCCCACCAGGCCGTGCCCGCCGCTCCGCCGTCCCGCCGAGGCCTGCACTTACGCGGAAGAACCCCGCGTCCATCTTGGCTCCTCCGCCTCCTCCTGGTCGCAGCGCGCTGCCTTCCCGGCGTGCACCGCGCGGCCCCTCGCACGCTCGCCGCGCTGAGGGAGGATGAGCGCAGTGCGCATGCGCGCGGCCTGACGCGATGAGGGGCGGAGGGGGCGGGACGAAGCGCTCCTCAAAGGCACTTCCCCGCCTTCTGATTGGTTGGGCTGGTTGGAGGCGGCCAATCGCAAAGCGCGGCGTTACTCCGCGCGACGTCGCGTTGACGGTTGATCGTCTCGCGAGATGTGAGGCTCGGGAGCGTTGGCGCCTCCTCAGAGCGGCGCTGTGAGGAGagtggggggggtgggaggtcGGTGTGCAGCGCAGTGTTTAATCATGTATAAAACTGAGTTTTAACGAATTAAACTGATCAGGCAATGGCAGCACTAGGAACAGCGATGGAGCTGGATGAGGAAAGCCGTGGGCTCTCTCTGCTGATCCCTTCTTCCAGCTCCCAAGGAGTTCAGATACCCCACAGTTATTTCATAATACAGATTGTGGCCCTCTAATGGTGGCAGATTGCAGCTACCATCCCATAATCACACATAATccacacaacaaaacaccccgtgctgctccatccatcccagtgAGCGATTTTATACTGCTTCAAAGCAGATCCGCCTCACACAGCTCTATAACCCTGTTTAAAACAGGCTTTacttcatcatcctcatcctcactACCAACCCCATCCACCAGCTGTGTGGGGATGATTTCCATTGCAAGCTGTGGACAATGAGCCCCAGAGCATCCACAcaatgctgctgtgtgctcacacAGCCCTGGGAATCCCTTTGGGTGCATTGCTTTACACCCACAGTCATCGCGCTTGGAAAACATTGCTGCATTCGGTGAATTTCTTTGACAAAAAGCAAGAATTCGGTCAATTAATATCCCAACCCTGGTCTGCAGTGGAtgaacaaatggaagaaaagcagtgcaaaatgccttgcttgctttgtgctgcctgCTCATGTTTACTTCAAAGAATGGCTCAGATTTCAAGATAAAGCACTGCAATGGCAgtaatcagaatcacagaatgacccgggttggaagggacctcaaggatcatgtagttccaagcCCCCTGTCTAGCAGGGCCACcgaacatacacatttactagatcaggttgcccaggagaccccatagaccccatagaccccatagagaccccatagaccccatagagaccccatagaccccatagagaccccatagatcaggttgcccatggccccgtccaacctggccttgaacacctccaaggacggggcatccacaacctccctgtgcagcctgttccagggcctcaccactctcctagtgaagaacttccccctaacatccaacctaaatcttccctcttttaacttaaaaccatttcccagtTTTGAACTGTAATGAACCCAGAAAAAGCAGTGAACCCAGAGTGATTGTGGCAGACATTCAGTTCATTGGGAAACCAGCAGGTTGCTGTTATTACAAATAGCTCAATATACATGGGTTAAAATTCATCCTTTTCTGCCTACAGCCACACAAATGTGGTATCAGGAACTAAATATGGTTCTACTATCTGCCGTGCATAGAACAGACTACAAACCCGCTTCACTGTAAACCTTAACAGCACAACCTGAGCTGCACGTCTAGTTTTCCCTTCTATTCATCACAGGATAGAAAAAGCTTAAGACTCCGAGCAAGCAAAAGCTCTGCAAAATCAACGTGCGTGGCTTCTCCAAAGGAATAATTCGGCTTCTTTGGCCTTCCCACACCCGAAGCTCTGCAGGATGGCTCCTTGCTTTGCATCCCTTCACCGCTTGATTCTCATCACACAGCAGACCTTCCAGTTTTCCTCCCAAAGTGAGAAAACAGGATGAATTATGATACAAAATCAGAGCTGATGGCCATTCCAAACGCAGCCCCACCTTCCAGAGCAGTCCAGCTCTTCTCTCTCAAAGGGAAGGATGCATTCGCAGTTATCTGCTCTGCACGTGGATAGGTATGAAAGTCACTGTGGAGTGCTGGGTGAcgctgctgctgttgtgcccTATAGGAGGaggcactgctgctttgctgcctttAGGCTCCAGCTCCCTCTTCCCTCTCATGTGCCTGTCAATGAAGAAATGAGACGTTTAGCAGCGCTGAGGTTTGCGGTGCTTTCTCATGTGATAAGAATTGGGAAGATTCCCACAGAAATGGGTTAAATTGAGAAGTTAGGACATCATTCCAAAGGCAGAAGACGGCAGGTCAGTGCTCCTAAAACACATCCACAGCTCAGTGCCTTCAGATGGAGCCACATACCTGTTATATGCCTTCAGTATGAGCAGCACCActgtaaaaacaacaataactCCCACTACGATGGCAGCAATGATCGCTCCAGAGCCTAAgaaggaaacagacagaaaaacaaggcCTTGTTTTAATGAAGTTATCCTTTACTCTGTTGTATCTACTTCAAGATTCAAGGTATGGCAGTCGTGGTACAGccagaaaacaagagaacaaGCCCATCTTACTTTGATACAGACTCAGTCCTTGAGACCTGGTGGTTCCATCCactggcagctgtgtgctgctcagcgGGGCCGCCGTCGTCATCTTTAATAGGCTGTAATAGGAAGAAGAGCAATGATTTCATTGAATCAGCACTGAATTGGGCCACTTAATTGCTGTTAATTAGCAGCTGCCTCTTATTGATTCCTCATTGAAACCAATGGGACGTTTTGCTGTACTGAAGCCACCTGCTTTACAATAGACACACACAATGTGTGACTGTGTTGGGACTCCAGGCTGCTCACTGCAGGTTCTTTGATCCATAAGAGGAGGAAGGGGCTGAACGAGGAGCACCCAGCCCTGGATCTTCAAGGTAGGGAGTGCACGGTTCCAGTGCATGGAGGGCAATGGGGCTTCCATTCATACAGCCACACACCATAGCGGTGTCCTTCCCCCCCCGGGTGACATTTTCCGGCCCTTTTTAGTGTCTTTTCCTCGCTGTCCCCTCCGTTCCCACCCCGCCCCACGTACCGTACGTTCGCCTGCACTACCGGATTGCGTTCAACAGACGGCAGCAAGGAGTGCCGCCGGGATACACTGCGCATGCATGGCTCCTTGTGTCGTCGGGCGCATGCGTGTTACTTCCTGgaggacacggggaaatggtttgaagttaaaagagggaagatttaggttggatgttagggggaagttcttcactaggcgagtggtgaggccctggaacaggctgcacagggaggttgtggatgccccgtccttggaggtgttcaaggccaggttggacggggacatgggcaacctgatctatggggtctctatgggggtctatggggtatctatggggatctatggggtctctatggggtctgtggggtctcctgggcaaccagatctagtaaaggcgtatgtttggtggccctgctaggctggggggttggaactacatgatccttgaggtcccttccaacccgggtcattctatgattctgtgactaatCACAATAGAGATTGGCGGAGCAGAGAGGTTAAAACAAAGACTCCACTTCCGCGTTTGCCCGCATGGTGAGCTGCCATAGGGACAGGCAGCATTAAGCACATCATCAATTCGACCGTTCTTTGCATAGAAAGGCAAAAGGTGCTGCTCCTTTTTCACACCAAGGTAATACAACAGGCTCTGCAGTGCATCCCATTGACCTCCCTAGGCCATCCAATATTCTCTATGATACACTATAGGATTCCCAAAGCTTGTCTGTGTCTCCTGGTGCACCCTATGGGCTCCCATGGGTGCCTCTGGGGCACACAATACTCCCACAACCACTCAGTGTGCTCTAGAGTGTCTTAGAGACTTCCCAGTGCACTCCACTCCAGTCTATGTTTGCTCTGGGCCACACCAGACTGCTCCCAGAGCTCTCTGACATCTGTAGGGCACTCTGAGATGCTACTCCTGTGTTTCTGAACACACACATTACCATGTAGAGAAGCAGACAGAGGCTAGCAGACAGACAACACAAGACAGTTGTATGTTGTGAAAGATATTTTACTATTATAACAAAAATAGTTACATACAGTAATGGATAAGTCTTAACAGTTAAACGGGCAGCCatcacccagccctgcactcaGCTGCCCCTCCAACTCGCTCTGGTTTTGCTGCACATCTCTCCTATGCTGGAAGCTCCACGCCTGAATATCACACTCTGAATATTTCCTATCCAGGCCTTCCTGAAAGCTCTTCTTGGGAATGTTCTTCCTCACTGAGCATCTGAATGGGAGCTCTGGCATTGTCCCCACAGCTCTACGACTGCTGCACCACTCCAGCTCTCCCACCTGAGGGAGCTCCCAACCCACAGAGCAGCCACCGTGAGGTTATGCAGCCACTGCTTCTTCAGGATTGGAGACACTCGGGTCTGTATTCCATTTAAACctaacaaaggaagaaagaattcattttgaatgcagcacagtgacagTGTGCAGTGACTTCAGCTGATGCTGGAGCCTGGCCCTCAGCCCCATATCCGCAGGATTCATCCAGCAGTCTCCAAAGAAAGGTGTCATCACTGACCAGGCTGTGCTCCAAGCAACCCCACAGAACAGCTCATCCTACACGAGCTCTGCCCTACAAATGAGGCCACTCAATTACAGCCCTTTAATGAAGTCTCTAATTCCCACCTTCAAACCCCATTCCCGCTGCCCTTTGTCAACAAGCACCGACAAGAACTCGCTCCAACCCCCCGAGATGCTGGGCCATTACTCACAAGGGACACTGAGAAGCTCCACTTCAGTTTCTCCACAATTTCAGCcttcagcaaagcaaaccaacaTCCCCCACAGGGTCCCAGAAGCTCTCAGCCTCTTCCACTAAGAATGCAGCTCCTGAAAAAGACAAGAGCCCCAGGTAGGCATCACCAGCTCAACAGCCAGTGTGCATTAAGAATCAGGGCCCAAGGATGCAGCAGAGCATGAACCCTCACTGCATGACCCTGTTTTGCTGCCATCCCCAGTGCAGCAAAGCAAATATTGTCTTCAAACTggccctgctcagagcagggctgtgccagcagagagGCCAAGGCCAGTCAGAATGTtacttttcctcctgtttcGACCACAAGATCGGTATTCAGATCTGATGGGAAAGGGATCTGGAGGGACAAGAGCTCTAACAAAGGCACACGCTCTCACCTTGGGTCCATCAGCAGGGAAGCAGTGAGCTCCAAACAGCGAGAAACCCTGCAACACAATGCAAAAACACCCTTAAAATCAGCAACAGGCCTCAGACATCATCAACACTGACACAACCAACCCCCAAACCACCACAGCCCTCACAGGAGGGGGAGCAACACCCCGGCTAGAAGCTGCCAAACATATAGGAGGGGTGAGTGACAGCAACAGGCAGAAGAAGCCGAGCAGTCAAAGACCTTCCTGTTGCTCTTGCATGTTGTTGGAGACCTGCAGCTACGTCAGAGCCACAGCTCTTGGATTAACATGCAGCTGGGTTTGGCCAAGGGCTGTTATAACCAGAGAAGCCATACATACAAAGCAGCAGATGCGACAGAAGCCGAGCAGTCTGCTGGCTTTAGATTGCATCAGACTCCCATTTCTGAGCCAAGGGATGCTCAGCAAACCTCTCTGCCCCTATAGGCACAATAGAGGGTGCAGCGAGGGGAAGCCGGCATCTAACTGAGCTGAGATCCTACTGCAGCTGTGAGGACCCCCAGCAGCACTCACCTGCCCAGCACCGCAACCTGCACAGGGTGATGCATTGAGCAGCATCTCCACATCGCTCCTAAGGGAGAAAAACACTTAAAGGCCCAGTAACACCGTGCTGTGcccacccaccaccaccaccccccatCCAGTAAC
The genomic region above belongs to Coturnix japonica isolate 7356 chromosome 23, Coturnix japonica 2.1, whole genome shotgun sequence and contains:
- the NCMAP gene encoding noncompact myelin-associated protein, whose product is MRSVSRRHSLLPSVERNPVVQANVRLLKMTTAAPLSSTQLPVDGTTRSQGLSLYQSSGAIIAAIVVGVIVVFTVVLLILKAYNRHMRGKRELEPKGSKAAVPPPIGHNSSSVTQHSTVTFIPIHVQSR